The sequence AATGTGAAGGCGCTGTTCCACATTCCGCCAGTTGGTGGTGCTGTTTCTCCATTTCATCCGCATTATTCATTAAACACGCAGGTTTCCGTGCTTCAGAGACTTTAATAACAGTCAGATAAAATCAGTTTATTCGGAAACTTTACGTTAAATGGCAGATAATAattaaaactctgtgtgtgtgtgtgtgtgtgtgtgtgtgtgtgtgtgtgtgtgtgagtgtgtgtgtgcgtgtgtgtgtgtgtttgacatatTTCAGTTAAAAAAGCAAattgatagattttttttcacatcttcctgtaagtacacacacacacacacacacacacacacacacacacacacacacacacaataaataaaaaacaaaaaaatcagtgatAGACTGGGTGATGGAGTTATTATTCAAGTGTTGCCATAGCAACGTAGTGATAATTCCTGGACAATTTTGTATCAGTAAACGTCAACAACTCTGAGATTGTAACCTCAGGAGCTTCACCTACAGCTGCTCACCACAGAGCGTAAAACAGACACAGGATGACTCTGCATACAGATCCTGTGACATGgctcaaggtgtgtgtgtgtgtgtgtgtgtgtgtgtgtgtgtgtctacactcAGATTCTGTTATGTAACTTTAATCATTCCTGCAGTCAGAGCTGAACATATTCTagatacttttttaaatgttcagaagcatttttaacattttagcaGCAGAGAAGCTTGCAGTTTTTCATTCCTCAACATTTGAGGATatgaactgcacacacacatgcacacacatatgcacacacacacacaaacacacacatgcacacacacacacacgcatatgcacacacacaaacacacacacatgcacacacacacaaacacacacacacacagacacacacatatgcacacacacacacacacacacacacacacacacacacaaagtcacatctctttatactgtaaatgtctaGAATTATTATCAAgactttatttaatatatacattaataCCATATATAACCCTATATGAATGAAATATCAATGAAAGCTTCTAGACatgaacttgtgtgtgtgcgtgtgtgtgtgtgtgtgtgtgtgaaggttggagggaccataaaaatctaaacataaACTAAAATGAAGAATCTAGTGAGACCTGTTacacaacaaacaataaatgaCATGTTTACTAGATAAAACTAAAAGAATATCATTAGTACACACTGAACATTTAACCTCCAGATGTTCAGACTTATTGACACACTGTCCAAATGTTTCCACAGACATTCCACAATAATAAATGgagctataaatggataaataatattcaataaattgatgtgtttttaaatgaattacaaaTTGGGACaagctgttaaaggaaaataatcaaactcAGGGTTTTAAGTGTAACTTTTATACTTTTCATTCtgcaaaaagtgtgtgtgtgtatgtgtgtgtgtgtgtttgtgtgtgtttgtgtgtgtgtgtgtttgtgtgtgtgtgtgtgtgtgtgtgtgtgtgtatgtgtgtgtgtgtgtgtttgtgtgtgtttgtgtgtgtgtgtgtgtgtttgtgtgtgtgtgtgtgtgtttgtgtgtgtttgtgtgtgtgtgtttgtgtgtgtgtgtgtgtgtatgtgtgtgtttgtgtgtgtgtgtgtgtgtgtgttaggcacTCTGTGGGAGGAAAACACATTTTTCAAGTTTTTCTACTGTGCAGTCTGTTGGgtggcactcacacacatatcggaaatgtgtgtgtgtgtgtgtgtgcggtgtccATATATAAGAAGTGAACTGCGTAACCTGTGTAAGTCATCACACAGCGTGAAGGTAAGAACTATCTACTACATTctgatacatacatacaccccccccacacacacacacacatacacatacacacacatacaagtgttgtgtgtcagagagttTCAGTATTAATAATGTTGAAATGAGAtggatgtgactgtgtgtatgtgtgtgtgtatgtatgtatgtatctatgtatgtgtgtgtgtatgtatgtatgtatgtgtgtgtgtgtgtgtgtgtgtgtgtgtgtgtgtgtgtgtgtgtgtgtgtgtgaatgtatgtgtgtgtgcatgtatgtgtgtgtgtgtgtatgtgtatgtatatgtgtgtatgtgtgggtgtatatgtatgtatgtatgtgtgtgtatatgtgtgtatgtgtgtgtatatgtgtgtgtgtatgtatgtgtgtgtgtgtgttttgtagatgTAAGATGTAAATGTTGTGTGTTAATAGCTTTGTGAATGTTCCTGTCCTGAACACAGGGTGATGTTGAGTGTGTGGTgagatttatcatttatttaattagaaatcagtgtgtgatgtgtttcagTGTCTGAATGATTGTGACTCAGATTCAGATTTCAGTCTTTAGTCTATAATAAGACATGAGAGGACACATGAGGTGAGTTGTGATAGGACACGTGAGAGGAGATGTGAGGTGAGTTGTGATAGGAGACGTGAGAGGAGACGTGAGGTGAGACTTGATGTGAGACATGAAAGGAGACATGAGGTGAGACGTGAGGTGAGACGTGAGAGGAGACGTGAGGTGAGACTTGATGTGAGATGTGAAAGGAGACATGAGGTGAGACGTGAGGTGAGACGTGAAAGGAGACGTGAGGTGAGACGTGAGAGGAGACAAGAGGTGAGACCTGAAAGGAGACGTGAGGTGAGACGTGAGAGGAGACGAGAGGTGAGATGTGAGGAGATGTGAGGTGAGACGTGAGGTGAGACGTGAGGTGAGACGTGAGGAGATGTGAGGTGAGAAGTGAGAGGAGACAAGAGGTGAGACCTGAAAGGAGACGTGAGGTGAGACGTGAGAGGAGACGAGAGGTGAGATGTGAGGAGATGTGAGGTGAGACGTGTGAGGAGACGTGAGGTGAGACGTGAGAGGAGACATGAGGTGAGACGTGAGAGAAGACGTGAGGTGAGATGTGAGAGGAAACTCTTCGTCATTCTTCTTCATTGTCTTGCAGCAGTGTGTCTGGAGGTCTGGACTTAAACAGAGTGCAATACTGTGGGACAGATTGAAGGCAGATCtggactgactgacacacactcactcacacacacacacacacacacacacagcaggaatGTGGACACACTGGTTCTGAGgaatattattttttcctcatttgcATCTTCGCACTTTTTcctcctctcactttctctttctcaactTTTTCATTCCTTctcatttatttaatgcttGTGTTCCTGCTTTAACAACAGACTCAACTGAAGAGAACCAAGATGGCAAGTGgtatgtattacacacacacacacacacacacacacacacacacatcatacttGTAATAGAGACTATAATGTGTAGTTTATCTATAAGtttgaaaattaataaataaataaaatgaataaataaaatattttgtcactAGTGATAACGATGGAAGTAAACATGCTAAATGTCGGTTTCACTTcaagggtgtgcaaacttttgcccTCAAGTGtatatgatatttgtgctgTACTACACTTATGAAACAGGACATCACTCTTTAAATGACGTCTaacagaaagaaagtgaaatcTTGATGTATATATTCCTATAAAGTGAAATGAGACTCAGTTTGATGTTGATTCTGATGTCAGACGTCGATCGGCAAAATGTTTTCCGCACGACGAAGGTCCGAGCGGCGCTACGGAAAGATGGCAGCTGGATCCGCCGAAtcacagacggacagacggatcCCCAGCCGAGGTGGGGACACACATGActacataaacatatatttacataaatatatagaattacataataatcatatgaataataatgagcAGATGAGACCATAATCATCACATCACAGGATAAAACAtcacacatttcatttatatatcttttaaaaacagacattttctcaaagcagctttacagaaatataaaaatgataaagtttaaaatgaaatgtatatttatttatttatgttaaagttatattaatgaacaagtctgagccATTATAACAAACCACATGtcctggggatgtggtagcctagtggtgaaagtgttggactactgctcaggaggtcatgagttcaaatcccaccaagctgccactgctgggcccctgagaaaggcccttaaccctcaattgtataaatttaaataaaaaaggtactctggataaggttgtgTGCTAAATGTCATCATATATAACTGACTATTTTACATGTATAATAACAAGCTTTCTTTTAAAACACCAGTTGATggtgatatctgtgtgtgtgtgtgtgtgtgactgtgtgtgtttgtgtgtgtgtctgtgtgtgtgtgtctgtgtgtgtgtgtgtgtgtgtgtgtatctgatgtctgtgtgtgtgtatctgtgtgtgtgtctgtgtgtgtgtgtgtctgtgtgtgtgtatctgatatctgtgtgtgtgtgtgtctgtgtgtgtgtgtgtctgtgtgtgtgtatctgatgtctgtgtgtgtgtatctgtgtgtgtgtctgtgtgtgtgtgtgtgtctgtgtgtgtatctgatatctgtgtgtgtgtgtgtgtgtctgtgtgtgtgtgtgtctgtgtgtgtgtgtgtctgtgtgtgtgtatctgatatctgtgtgtgtatctgatatctgtgtgtgtctgtgtgtgtgtgtgtgtgtgtctgtgtgtgtgtgtgtatctgatatctctgtgtgtgtgtgtgtgtgtctgtgtgtgtgtatctgatatctgtgtgtgtgtctgtgtgtgtatgtgtgtgtgtgtctgtgtgtgtgtgtatctgatatctgtgtgtgtgtgtatgtgtgtgtgtgtctgtgtgtgtgtatctgatatctgtgtgtgtgtgtgtgtgtgtgtgtctgtgtgtgtatctgatatctgtgtgtgtgtctgtgtgtgtatgtgtgtgtctgtgtgtgtgtatctgatatctgtgtgtgtgtgtgtgtgtctgtgtgtgtgtctgtgtgtgtgtgtgtgtgtgtctgtgtgtgtgtatctgatatctgtgtgtgtgtgtgtgtgtctgtgtgtgtgtctgtgtgtgtgtgtgtgtgtgtctgtgtgtgtgtatctgatatctgtgtgtgtgtgtgtgtgtctgtgtgtgtgtctgtgtgtgtgtgtgtgtgtctgtgtgtgtgtatctgatatctgtgtatgtgtatctttAGTGAATCTCCAGGCTTTTTGGAATTGAGCCCAGTTACTGCCTCCAGCAGCAGTGTCTCTAAGACCCCCACCCGTCAGACCCCCACCCCCCAGACCCCCACCTATCAGACCTCCACCTGTCAGACCCCCATCCCTCAGAGCCCCACCCCCCAGACCCCCACCCGTCAGACCTCCACTCCCCAGACCCCCACCCCTCAGAGCCCCACCTCTGCCCAGGACACGGCCACTTCTCCAGGATGGAAAGGGAGAAGAGGCGGCTCGTATGTGCTGTCAGCGATGAGGAAGTTTGAGTAAGTGCTGATCTGTAGATGCTCTAACAGTCTGACGAGTCAAGCATCATCACTAATTCATACAACTTCTGCTCATCTGCCGTAGATCTatatttcagaaataaagacatttctgtATATCTGAGGTTAGGCCACATGTTAGTGAAAACAGCAGACAAGCTTGTGTCAAACCTGTTATAAAAACACCTGAAACTTAACATCTGACCATAATGTATAACGTTTTCTGATTATTCTTCTTTACTCCATCTCAGATCTGTGGAGTCACCAGAGAGCTCACCAGTAAAAACCAATTCCAGTTTGTTCAAAAGGTAAACCACATTCCTGACATTCCTGACTACAGGAGAAGGACAGCTGGCTGCTGAGTGATAATTAACACATGACcaaatgttagacagtgttgTATGAGAAAGAAAGGACTGTTTGTTGTCACAGTAAAGCCAGTGGTGATAATCATACAGTCTGGTGCACATTACTGTTCACACCAAGATACAGCACGGCCTCAGAGTCAAGTAACACAACAAAGACTAGACCACAAGGTGTGTAGAGTCTAAACCACTTCTTATAATCATCACTGAATACCTGCTTCAGGTGTGCTGAGAATTAAAGTGAGAGAAAATACAGAATATGTTCAGGTATTGATTCCTGAGCTGGGAAACAgtgggattattattattattattattattattattattattattattattattattattattattattattattattattattattattattattattattattattattattattattattattattattattattatcatctttacttcacatcaaaataaaaaacacaaacaggaatGAGTCTGTTATAACatttatgatgtgtgtgtgtttgtgtgtgtgtatgtgtgtgtgtctgtgtgtttgtgtttgtgtgtgtgtgtttgtttgtgtgtgtgagtttctgtgtgtgtgtttgtttgtgtgtgtgagtttctgtgtgtgtgtttctgtgtgtgtgtgtttgcatgtgtgtgtttctgtgtgtgtgtgtgtttgtgtgtgtgtgtgtcagccctgAAGGTAAATCTGGGTTAACGCAGGTCACACCAACACTGAAATCTGATGAACTCAACATCACTGATGAAGTTACAGCACCTGTGTTGAAGACACCTGAAGCTACAGCACCTGAAGCTACAGCACCTGTGGTGAACACACCTGTGGTGAACACACCTGTGGTGAAGACACCTGTGGTGAAGACACCTGTGGTGAACACACCTGTGGTGAAGACACCTGTGGTGAACACACCTGTGGTGAACACACCTGTGGTGAACACACCTGTGGTGAAGACACCTGAAGTTACAACACCTGTGGTGAAGACACCTGTGGCGAAGACACCCGAAGTTACAGCACCTGTGGTGAAGACACCTGAAGTTGCAACACCTGTGGTGAACACACCTGTGATGAACACACCTGTGGCGAAGACACCCGAAGTTACAGCACCTGTGGTAAAGACACCTGTGGTGAAGACACCTGAAGTTACAGCACCTGTGGTGAAGACACCTGTGGTGAAGACACCTGAAGTTACAGCACCTGTGGTGAACACACCTGTGGTGAAGACACCTGAAGTTACAGCACCTGTGGTGAACACACCTGTGGTGAACACACCTGTGGTGAACACACCTGAAGTTACAGCACCTGTGGTGAACACACCTGTGGTGAACACACCTGTGGTGAACACACCTGAAGTTACAACACCTGTGGTGAAGACACCTGAAGTTACAGCACGAGTCACTGAGTGAGTCAGTCATGTTATAGTTCATACCTGTACATATGTTATATTTAATGGAAAGTTAAAACGTCATTATGTTTGATCATGTGACTTTATTCTTCTTTACTGTGTACTTTACAGTGTTGATAAGGTACTGTGTTCCTTCTGTAACAAACCTATGGAAGGTGATGAGAAAATTTCACTGAACATTCCTTCAATTGTCTGCCATGTGGAGTGCTTTCAGGTaaacacacctgtctgtctgtctgtctgtctgtctgtcaatcaataaaaatacatgTCTATTCATTTACACATTCATTCTGTGTAATGACAcgtatttctgtttgtgtgtgtgtgtgtgcgtgtgcgtgtgggtgtgcgtgCACTACAGTGTGCTACATGTGCTAAATCACTAGGTGACATGATGTCCTCCATGTTCCACCACTGTGGGAAGATTCACTGTAAGAGATGCTTTGATACAGTGGTCTACAGCACCTAAGTTATCGCCATGGCAACAACAGGTGTAACTTTGAGCTGTCTATTACGTTGATACAGAAAGGTTTTTTCACATGTACTTCCTTTCAGATTATCAGATTAAGGTGCCATTAAttgtatgaaataataaatcaacTAAAGTTTACAGCTTTGTGTCATTTGTCTGTTTATCAGGATGGATAGATAAcagaagatggagagagagacagacagaaaataaacacagtacCAGTTggattaaacatgtttattgtgagatattttacagtgtaacacactccGAGTTGTGTAGCAGATTAACAGAAACCCACACAGTGTGAttaaacatgtacagtgtgtattactgttacacatttattcatttatattaatacaatcatGTAGCACCAttggagaacacacacacacacacacacacagggttataaatgtgttagaaatttgcgtgtgtgtgtgtgtgtgtgtgtgagagagagataaagacagaaatggagggacagaagacagacagatgggtAAATGTATAAAGATTAAATTGTATAACATTTTTTGATAAACAGATGCAGAGAGGTGTTATGGAGACATGATGGGGAGGAGGCTCCGCCCCTGCTGTGTGCTGATTGGTTaacagtttaatatttaaacttcACTCAGTGTGAGTCAGGTTAATCTCACTGTTTTTCACACTatgtttgttttgcacttcaTGGTCCTCTTTAGCGGATCCCCCATGGACACGGTCTCCGTGACAACGCAACAGCAAGAGCAGCAGCACGCATCAGAGATGAGATGTGTTGCCTGGCAACGATGCGTCTCGCAACAGCATGCCTAATGATGCTGTGTCTAGCATCGGATCCCCTTACTGCCAAGAAACCTCAGAACAGCATAGTTATAGGTGGCAGCTATGATATAGAGGATctacagagagacaggagagagagatgggagagagacaggggagagacacgagagagatgggggagagagatgggagagagacaggggagagagatgggagagagacaggggagagagatgggagagagacaggggagagagatgggagagagacaggggagagagatgggagagagacaggagagagatggggagagagatggggagagagatgggagagagacaggggagagagacaggagagagagatgggagagagacaggggagagagatgggagagagacaggagagagagatgggagagagacaggggagagagatgggagagagacaggagagagagatgggagagagacaggagagagagatgggagagagacaggggagagagacaggagagagagatgggagagagacaggagagagagatgggagagagacaggggagagagatgggagagagagatgggagagagacaggagagagagatgggagagagagacaggagagagagatgggagagagagatgggagagacaggggagagacCGGAGAGAAATGGGAGACagggacaggagagagagacatgagagagacaggggagagagacaggagagaaagacagatgaaaGATACAGAAGAGACaaagacaggggagagagacaggagcgTGAGAGGAAGGTGATATAACATTTGTGTAAATGATCAGCAGGTCCAGGTGAAAGGTGAAAGGTCACTCACCAGGCCAAGAAGTGTAGCTCCAGCTCCAGCAAAGGCTGTGATATAAAGGTCATAGGTCATGtagaactgaacacacacaaaacaggaaacataattacacactgatacacacgatagggttttgtgtgtgtgtgtgtgtgtgtgtgtgtgtgtgtgtgtgtgtaagtttacCTCAGGTTCTTTGCAGATGTTGGCCATAGTCATGCCACACACTTTACCTGGTGTAGCTTTCCAGGGGagcagacctacacacacacacacacacacacacattgatacACAGCAATAATAAGTGTTACAGATTTACAGGTAAatctcagacagagagacacacaccgAACTGCCGAGGGTCCACACACACCCAGCCGTGCTGGTTTAAGCTGGTTGTGGTCTCAGACAGGATGTGGACAGTGTGACACGTCTCAGCCATGTTGAACAGGAAGTAGACAGGAATCAGAGAGAAGGCAAACACGACGAGCCAAATCACCGCCAAGACGTAAGTAACGATGAGGAACTACAGCAAGAGACACGGGGACACAGGGGAGACATTACAAACCCAGTCTtacactctgtaacacacacacatgcattaacacacacaaacacacactaacacacactcacggtGAGGCTGAGGCAGCGGCTGAACTTCGTACTCCGGAATTCTCCAAAGGTTTGCTTGACGGCGCTCGTGGTATAAAATCCCTCAGCAAGCAATAAAATCCCGTACAGGAAGAAGAACGACGCCAGACCATAAATTACATACTGAAAATATTtgatactgcacacacacacacacacacacacacacacacacacacacacacagaggttcaAATGCTGTTTACTTTACATACTTTATATGGTGCTTTTTAAtcttatataaaaacaatatatgaattgtgtgtgtgtgtgtgtgtgtgtgtgtgtgtgtgtgtgtagacactcACAAGTCAGCGAGCACCTCAAAGTCGTGTTCGGCACGGGCAAAGTGTGTgtggacaagtgtgtgtgtgtgtgtaagggccTCGTGTGCTCCAGCGCAGAAGAGCGCGACTCCGGCGTAACACAGCAGTGTGCCACTCAGAGTGATGTACGGCACGGCGCCAAGGCAACGCACACAGCTGTCATAGCAACCTGAGGGCGAGGAACAGACCAacacagccaacacacacaccacaaacaacacacacacacacatccgggtcacacacactcacaacacacccATATCACCCACATTAAGGACTAAACCAGGGTACATCtaggacacactcacacacactcatacgtAAGAATACACTCGTGaccacacaacatacacactggtAGTTTTAGTGTGTTAACATTttaagtacacacacagcatgttttACACACAATATAGCTACAATTTGTGTGCAGGCTTCTCTTAcaggactcacacacacactcacacacacacacacacacagactgattaGTGTGTCTAAATGTACATCACAGTAAAGCTCAGCATAgcacagccaatcagaagcttCTGGGTTCCCACAGTgccaagtgtgagtgtgtgagctgaaGGTCTGGGCTCAGTCCGCTAGCGGGTGCTAAAGCTAGCGTTAGCGTTAACACTGGGCCGACAACTGTTCTCAGATCTGACCTAAAACTTTACACAGCCAGGGTTGCTTCATCGGCAACATCTTCACCAAGGAGGAGCGAGAACCTTCTACACTTCAGCTAAAAAGGACAATGTTCTCGATTCTGCTTCACTTCTCCAGTTGCTTCACTGCAGAATGTCCTAAACTCAGCACAGACACTCCAGAAAACACTCCAGTGCTCCACAAAGTGTTCAAAACAAAGCTTGCAGGGAGAAGGTTCTAGATGTATCTTCAGTGGTCCAAACAGTGTTTTATCTTCAGCCACAGTTTTATCCAAATAACCCAGAAAATGTTTTAGACCTGGAAAATCAGTTCAGAAGAATGTTCCTAATGCTCCAGAAACACAGGAGAATGTTCTAGACTCTGTCCCTCCTGAGGCATCACAAGAATTTTCTAGTCTCTAGCCTTGGTTCTGCTCCAAACTCGCTCATAGGTGGTCTAGATATGTTCACCTGGTCCTGATGCACCAGAGAACGTTCCACTGTGAAGCGAGATGTTccagactcaaaaaaaaaatcattgatcAGAAGTAAGATCTGTCCTGCTGTCTCATCACTGACTCCACACCTCCATCTCATCACTCTATCCCTCCATCCCGATGAGGGCGGagctcaagtgtgtgtgtgtgtgtgtgtgtttgtgtgaaagccTCACTGTGTGAGAAACAATAGCTTTTCTTTCTGTAGTGGATACAAAGGCTATTTGTGTGATACAgtaaacaatacaaacacacacacacacacacacacacacacacacacactcagctacaTCATTTCTCCAGCACAGACAGTCTCATGCTGGCACCAGAGGTCAGAGGCCATAATGAGGTCAAGGTCACAGAaggactgtgtgcgtgtgtgtgtgtgtgtgtgtgtgtgtgtgtgcgtgtgtgtgtgtgtgtgtgtttgggtataACAAGATCTCACCACTATTTCATTATATAATCACAAATATttaactcacactcacatcacacacatacacacatcacacacgcaacacacacacatcacacacatacattacgcacacacatacacacacataacacacatacacacatcacacacacatcacacacacacacatcacacacacacacaaacacacacacacacatcacacacaggcacacacatcacacacacacatcacacacaggcacacacacacatcacacacacacacacacatcacacacacacatacacacacatcacacacatacacacatcacacacacatcacacacacacacatcacacacaagcacacatcacacacacacacaaacacacacacacacatcacacacaggcacacacacatcacacacacacatcacacacaggcacacacacacatcacacacacacacacacacatcacgcacaggcacacacacatcacacacacacacacacacatcacgcacaggcacacctacatcacacacacacacacatcacacacaggcacacacacacatcacacacaggcacacacccatcacacacaggcacacacatcacacacacacacacaggcacacacacatcacacacacacatcacacacacacatcacacacaggcacacacacacatcacacacacacacacacacatcacacacatacattacacacacacatacacacacatcacacacatacacacatcacacacacatcacacacacacacatcacacacacacacaaacacacacacacacacatcacacacaggcacacacacatcacacacacatcacacacaggcacacacacacatcacacacacacacacacacacacacatcacgcacaggcacacacacatcacacacacacacacacatcacgcacaggcacacctacatcacacacacacacacatcacacacaggcacacacacacatcacacacaggcacacacccatcacacacaggcacacacatcacacacacacacacaggcacacacacatcacacacaggcacacacaggcacacacatcacacacacacatcacacacacacatcacacacacacacacacacacacaggcacacacacacacacacacaggcacacacaggcacacacacatcacacacacacatcacacacacacacacacacacacacacacaggcacacacacatcacacacacacacac comes from Tachysurus vachellii isolate PV-2020 chromosome 26, HZAU_Pvac_v1, whole genome shotgun sequence and encodes:
- the plp1b gene encoding proteolipid protein 1b isoform X1; protein product: MLPMKQPWLCKVLGCYDSCVRCLGAVPYITLSGTLLCYAGVALFCAGAHEALTHTHTLVHTHFARAEHDFEVLADFIKYFQYVIYGLASFFFLYGILLLAEGFYTTSAVKQTFGEFRSTKFSRCLSLTFLIVTYVLAVIWLVVFAFSLIPVYFLFNMAETCHTVHILSETTTSLNQHGWVCVDPRQFGLLPWKATPGKVCGMTMANICKEPEFYMTYDLYITAFAGAGATLLGLILYIIAATYNYAVLRFLGSKGIRC
- the plp1b gene encoding proteolipid protein 1b isoform X2 — translated: MGCYDSCVRCLGAVPYITLSGTLLCYAGVALFCAGAHEALTHTHTLVHTHFARAEHDFEVLADFIKYFQYVIYGLASFFFLYGILLLAEGFYTTSAVKQTFGEFRSTKFSRCLSLTFLIVTYVLAVIWLVVFAFSLIPVYFLFNMAETCHTVHILSETTTSLNQHGWVCVDPRQFGLLPWKATPGKVCGMTMANICKEPEFYMTYDLYITAFAGAGATLLGLILYIIAATYNYAVLRFLGSKGIRC